The genomic DNA CTACAGCGTTATGCAAATGCTAGATCAAGGTGAGACCGAAGCATTTGGTCATCCTGTACCAACGAAAGTCAACATGAAGCCAATCGCAGGTAAAGCGATTCTTGTTTCTGGTCACGACCTGATTGACCTTAAATACATCCTTGAGCAAACTGCGGGTAAAGGCATTAATGTTTACACTCACGGTGAAATGCTTCCTGCACACGCATACCCAGAGCTTGGTGGTAAACACCCTCATCTAGTAGGTAACTACGGTAGCGCATGGCAGAACCAACAAAAAGAATTTGCTAATTTCCCTGGCGCAATCGTAATGACATCTAACTGTCTGATTAACCCAGAAACTAATGGTTATGCTGACCGTATGTTCACTCGTAACATCGTAGGCTGGCCTGGCGTTCTGCATCACACGGGTCATGATTTCTCTGCAGTTATCGACAAAGCACTAGAATGTGAAGGCTTCAAGTTTGATGAGATCCCTCTTTACACAACAACTGGCTTTGCCCGTAACGCTTTAATGGAAGCCGCACCTGCAGTTATCGAGCAAGTGAAAGCCGGTAACATTCGTCACTTCTTCCTTGTTGGCGGTTGTGATGGTGACAAAAAAGAGCGTAACTACTTTACTGAATTCACTAAAGCTGCACCTCAAGACACATTAATCCTGACTCTAGCGTGTGGTAAGTTTAAGTTCAACGACCTAGATTTCGGTGATGTAAACGGTATTCCTCGTCTATTAGATGTGGGTCAATGTAACGACGCATACTCTGCAATTCAGCTAGCGCTTGCACTGGCTGAGACTTTTGAGTGTGGTGTAAACGAACTGCCTCTATCTCTAATCCTATCTTGGTTTGAGCAAAAAGCGATTGCAGTACTGCTTACTCTGCTTGCGCTAGGCATTAAAGATATCCGTGTAGGCCCAACGGCTCCAGCGTTCTTAACTGAGAACCTTCTAAACCACCTACATGAGCAAACAGGTCTACGCTTGATCACTACGGTTGAGCAAGATCTTGCTGACATCCTAGGTTAATTTAGATCCCCAAAAATATAAAGAGGAGCTTAGCTCCTCTTCTTTGACTGCAAATAATGAGTTTTAAAGATGCAACTGACTTGTACCGACATTCGCAAAGACACCTGTGACGTAACCACATACTGGTTTGAAGCAAACAGTGAGATGGATTTTATTCCTGGACAATTTCTACCTTTAGAAGTTGATATTGATGGCGAAACCCATCAACGCTGTTATTCATTGGCCTCTTTACCTGGCGACAAGCAGTGCAGTTTGACCATTAAACGCGTAGCTGGTGGACGAGTATCCAACTACCTAGCGGATCGTTTTTCTGTAGGAGATACGCTCAATAGTGGTCTTGCAGCTGGGGATTTTAATCTTAATTTAGTCAATCAACAGCCTTTACTCATGCTCAGTGCCGGTTGTGGTATTACACCTGTATATTCCATGTTACTGGCCCGTTTAGCCGATGAGCCATTAGCGGATATCGTGTTTATTCATAGCGCAAGCACGCCAAACGATCGTATCTATGTGGCAGAGCTTGAAGCTTTAGCCGCCAAGCACTCAAACTTACAATTGATTTGGTCAGTGAGTCGTGATGATGAGAACAATTTGTATAGTGGACGTCTCTGTCAGGAGTTGTTGCAGTCACAGGTAAGTGATGTTGCTTCACGAAGCGTACTGATGTGTGGCCCTAATGCTTATATGGAATCGGCTAAAGCTTGGTTTGATTCTCTTGGGGTTAACCCTCAGCGTGTTTTTCATGAGCAGTTTAATGCGGTGATTGAAAAGTCGGCGGTAGCGGGTGGCGATAGTACTCATACATTAAGTGTTAACGGCAGTGAAGTGAGTATTGCTGAAGATGAAACGGTATTGGAAGCACTAGAAAAAGAAGGACTTCCCATTTTTGCAGCTTGTCGCGCTGGTGTGTGTGGCAGTTGTCGCTGTAAGGGTGATAAAGAGAAGCTACTGAGTTCTACAACCGGTCCTCTTAGCGCAGATGATATAGAACAAGGGTACTTTTTAGCCTGTGCAAGCCAAGTAAAAGATGACATGTTTGTTGAAATTGGCTGATAATTAGACTTTTATTGTAAAGGCTCAACCTAAGGTTGGGCCTTTATTGTATAGATAGATTGTGAAATGGCGTAGAATCAGCGAAAATAGCGCCAATTTTCGCCAGTGCACCAACCAAAAGAATTCGATCATGACAAATAGTCCATTTCAGCAAGAAGTGAGCAAACGCCGTACGTTTGCGATTATCTCTCACCCGGATGCGGGTAAGACGACCATCACCGAAAAAGTATTATTATTTGGCAACGCTATCCAAAAAGCGGGTACGGTAAAAGGTCGTGGTTCTAATCAACATGCCAAGTCAGATTGGATGGAGATGGAAAAAGAACGTGGTATCTCGGTAACGACCTCTGTGATGCAATTCCCATTTAATGGTTGCTTAGTTAACCTTCTCGATACCCCAGGACACGAAGATTTCTCGGAAGATACTTATCGTACTCTGACGGCTGTTGATTCATGTTTGATGGTGATTGATGCGGCGAAAGGTGTCGAAGATCGTACGCGTAAATTGATGGAAGTGACGCGTTTACGTGATACACCTATCGTTACTTTCATGAACAAATTGGACCGTGATGTTCGCGATCCAATGGAAGTGCTTGATGAAGTTGAAAGCGAGCTTAGCATGGCGTGTGCGCCAATTACTTGGCCTATCGGATGTGGTAAAGAGTTTAAAGGTGTTTATCACATTCACCGTGATGAAACGATCTTATATGAATCAGGCCATGGCCATGAAATCCAAGACGTTCGTATTATTAAAGGGTTAGATAACCCAGAGTTAGATGTCGCCGTTGGTGATGATCTAGCTGAAAGCGTTCGTGAAGAGCTTGAGCTTGTGATTGGTGCTTGCCCAGAGTTTGATCAAGAACTCTTTTTAGCGGGTGAACTAACCCCCGTCTACTTTGGTACCGCACTGGGTAACTTTGGTGTTGATCATATGCTAGAAGGTCTCACTAAGTGGGCCCCAGCGCCTCAAACTCGTGAAGCCAATGAGCGTCAAGTGGTTGCGACAGAAGAAAAGTTCTCTGGTTTTGTATTTAAGATCCAAGCCAATATGGATCCTAAGCACCGTGACCGTATTGCCTTTATGCGTATCGTATCGGGTACTTACTCACAAGGCATGAAAATGAACCATGTGCGTACGGGTAAAAACGTCAGCATCTCTGATGCGGTGACCTTTATGGCCGGCGACCGTACTCGCGCTGAGAAAGCGTACGCGGGTGATATCATTGGTTTACATAACCACGGCACCATTCAAATTGGTGATACCTTTACTCAAGGTGAGTCACTTAAATTTGCTGGTATTCCTAACTTTGCGCCAGAGCTATTCCGTCGCATTCGTCTGCGCGATCCACTAAAGCAAAAGCAATTGCTTAAAGGCCTTGTTCAGCTTTCAGAAGAGGGGGCGGTACAGGTATTTCGTCCACTACAGAACAACGATCTTATCGTTGGCGCTGTGGGTGTGTTGCAGTTTGATGTGGTTGTCGCGCGTCTTAAAGCTGAGTACAACGTAGAAGCGATTTACGAGAGCGTAAACGTAGCCACAGCGCGTTGGGTTGAGTGTGACGACGCTAAGAAGCTAGAAGAGTTTAAGCGTAAGAGCCAAAGTAACTTAGCTTTAGATGGTGGTGACAACCTTTCTTATGTCGCTCCAACTATGGTCAACTTGAACCTTGCTAAAGAGCGCTTCCCCGAAGTTGAATTCCGCGCCACTCGCGAGCACTAATAATAAAAAGCCCGTTGCACGCTTTATAGTCGCTAAAACGGGCTTTTTATACCAAATAAAAGCAGGTATTGCTTCTCACCTCAATTTAGAACGTCCAGTTCTAGGCGTTTCATACTAATTACAGCAAGAGTATTCTCAGAAATAGCGCAGGAAAAATGCTCGAAAACAAGGCGGGATTTTTCGATAAGTTATTCTACAATCAAAAATTTCAACGCGGTTATTCGGTGTTTTAACAAGCTTGACTGATTAGAGACTGACTACACTTAATGGTATAACTATCTCTAATAGGAGAACGAGGGACTATGTGGTTTGATACTCACTGTCATCTGGATTTTGATTGCTTTCAGCAGGATTGGGCTAGTTACATAGCAAAATTTGAATCGGCAGGTATAGAACGATGTTTGATTCCGGCTGTAGGTGCTAATAATTGGCTTAAAGTTATTTCACTAGCAGAGAATAAAGGCTTCTATGCCGCTGTA from Vibrio rarus includes the following:
- the hcp gene encoding hydroxylamine reductase — translated: MFCIQCEQTMQTPVANGCQYAMGMCGKTSEISDLQDVLIYILQGVSAYANAARKLGVVDTDADAYVPQAFFATLTNVNFDDARLIKYTEQALAYKAQLKAAYEAACLVQNVQPEVLEGAAQFTIEAEKVTLLSKAPDAALNNDVTEVGEDILGLRLLALYGLKGVAAYMEHARILGQQKEDVSAEFHRIMARLGENPTEMNELLELAMACGHLNYSVMQMLDQGETEAFGHPVPTKVNMKPIAGKAILVSGHDLIDLKYILEQTAGKGINVYTHGEMLPAHAYPELGGKHPHLVGNYGSAWQNQQKEFANFPGAIVMTSNCLINPETNGYADRMFTRNIVGWPGVLHHTGHDFSAVIDKALECEGFKFDEIPLYTTTGFARNALMEAAPAVIEQVKAGNIRHFFLVGGCDGDKKERNYFTEFTKAAPQDTLILTLACGKFKFNDLDFGDVNGIPRLLDVGQCNDAYSAIQLALALAETFECGVNELPLSLILSWFEQKAIAVLLTLLALGIKDIRVGPTAPAFLTENLLNHLHEQTGLRLITTVEQDLADILG
- a CDS encoding flavin reductase family protein, whose amino-acid sequence is MQLTCTDIRKDTCDVTTYWFEANSEMDFIPGQFLPLEVDIDGETHQRCYSLASLPGDKQCSLTIKRVAGGRVSNYLADRFSVGDTLNSGLAAGDFNLNLVNQQPLLMLSAGCGITPVYSMLLARLADEPLADIVFIHSASTPNDRIYVAELEALAAKHSNLQLIWSVSRDDENNLYSGRLCQELLQSQVSDVASRSVLMCGPNAYMESAKAWFDSLGVNPQRVFHEQFNAVIEKSAVAGGDSTHTLSVNGSEVSIAEDETVLEALEKEGLPIFAACRAGVCGSCRCKGDKEKLLSSTTGPLSADDIEQGYFLACASQVKDDMFVEIG
- the prfC gene encoding peptide chain release factor 3, which produces MTNSPFQQEVSKRRTFAIISHPDAGKTTITEKVLLFGNAIQKAGTVKGRGSNQHAKSDWMEMEKERGISVTTSVMQFPFNGCLVNLLDTPGHEDFSEDTYRTLTAVDSCLMVIDAAKGVEDRTRKLMEVTRLRDTPIVTFMNKLDRDVRDPMEVLDEVESELSMACAPITWPIGCGKEFKGVYHIHRDETILYESGHGHEIQDVRIIKGLDNPELDVAVGDDLAESVREELELVIGACPEFDQELFLAGELTPVYFGTALGNFGVDHMLEGLTKWAPAPQTREANERQVVATEEKFSGFVFKIQANMDPKHRDRIAFMRIVSGTYSQGMKMNHVRTGKNVSISDAVTFMAGDRTRAEKAYAGDIIGLHNHGTIQIGDTFTQGESLKFAGIPNFAPELFRRIRLRDPLKQKQLLKGLVQLSEEGAVQVFRPLQNNDLIVGAVGVLQFDVVVARLKAEYNVEAIYESVNVATARWVECDDAKKLEEFKRKSQSNLALDGGDNLSYVAPTMVNLNLAKERFPEVEFRATREH